Proteins encoded within one genomic window of Jiangella mangrovi:
- a CDS encoding enolase C-terminal domain-like protein — protein sequence MKITDIRATTVAIPLEAPLRHANGGHWGRFVRTIVEVDTDEGLTGLGEMRGAGKATEDAFRGLLPYLQGHDPFDLEAMRFKLLNPTAALYGNRTHLHAALEFACIDLMGKALGLPASQLLGGRLRDRVEFGSYLFFRYPNEDGSGEVRTAEQLAAHTLDLKERFGFRTHKLKGGVFHPDYERDAYEAVAEAAPEDGLRYDPNSVLSVEESIRFARGIEHLRNDYFEDPTWGLNGMRRVREAINIPTATNTVVVNFEQLAANVLQPAVDVILLDTTFWGGIRPCVKAAGVCETFQLSVAMHSSGELGIGLATMLHLGAVLPALPFAVDTHYHHLADDVIVGGKMTYENGTIAVPDGPGLGIELDPDKMAKYAELFQKVGNYTYDRDPARPDWYPLIPNERWADPA from the coding sequence ATGAAGATCACGGACATTCGCGCGACGACGGTGGCGATCCCGCTCGAGGCGCCGCTGCGGCACGCCAACGGCGGGCACTGGGGCCGGTTCGTGCGCACCATCGTCGAGGTCGACACCGACGAGGGCCTGACGGGGCTGGGCGAGATGCGCGGCGCCGGCAAGGCGACCGAGGACGCGTTCCGCGGGCTGCTGCCGTACCTGCAGGGCCACGACCCGTTCGACCTCGAGGCGATGCGGTTCAAGCTGCTCAACCCGACCGCCGCGCTGTACGGCAACCGCACCCACCTGCACGCGGCTCTGGAGTTCGCCTGCATCGACCTCATGGGCAAGGCGCTCGGCCTGCCCGCCTCGCAGCTGCTCGGGGGCAGGCTGCGCGACCGGGTGGAGTTCGGGTCGTACCTGTTCTTCCGCTACCCGAACGAGGACGGCTCCGGCGAGGTCCGCACCGCCGAGCAGCTGGCGGCGCACACGCTGGACCTCAAGGAGCGCTTCGGCTTCCGCACCCACAAGCTCAAGGGCGGGGTCTTCCACCCCGACTACGAGCGCGACGCCTACGAGGCGGTGGCCGAGGCCGCGCCGGAGGACGGGCTGCGCTACGACCCGAACTCGGTGCTCAGCGTCGAGGAGTCGATCCGGTTCGCCCGCGGCATCGAGCACCTGCGCAACGACTACTTCGAGGACCCGACCTGGGGCCTCAACGGCATGCGCCGGGTCCGCGAGGCCATCAACATCCCGACCGCCACGAACACCGTCGTCGTGAACTTCGAGCAGCTGGCGGCCAACGTGCTGCAGCCGGCGGTCGACGTCATCCTGCTCGACACCACGTTCTGGGGCGGCATCCGGCCGTGCGTCAAGGCGGCCGGGGTGTGCGAGACGTTCCAGCTCAGCGTGGCGATGCACTCGTCGGGCGAGCTGGGCATCGGCCTCGCGACCATGCTGCACCTCGGCGCGGTGCTGCCGGCGCTGCCGTTCGCCGTCGACACCCACTACCACCACCTGGCCGACGACGTCATCGTCGGCGGCAAGATGACCTACGAGAACGGCACCATCGCCGTCCCCGACGGGCCCGGGCTCGGCATCGAGCTCGACCCGGACAAGATGGCGAAGTACGCCGAGCTGTTCCAGAAGGTCGGCAACTACACCTACGACCGCGACCCGGCCCGGCCCGACTGGTACCCGCTGATCCCGAACGAGCGGTGGGCCGACCCCGCATGA
- a CDS encoding FCD domain-containing protein has protein sequence MTSLQPIETVQLGDRAFESIREAIVRTELPPGAPVKDRELADLLGLSRTPVREALHRLEAAGLLTPRGRGGWVVTPFSEQDVHELFELRRRLEPAGLDRLEEEPDDDAIERIATFFDGYQHPILPDRFDDYFGHDHSFHTFLVACSKNVRLQGFYTVIENHIVRGRHYLSSGVPLRVDDTLDEHTGIAEAVGQRDFELARQRLLAHLRTGEARMTEQLRQKLAGGG, from the coding sequence GTGACGTCGCTGCAGCCCATCGAGACCGTCCAGCTGGGCGACCGCGCCTTCGAGTCCATCCGCGAGGCCATCGTCCGCACCGAGCTGCCCCCCGGCGCGCCGGTCAAGGACCGCGAGCTCGCCGATCTGCTCGGCCTGAGCCGCACCCCGGTCCGCGAGGCGCTGCACCGGCTCGAGGCGGCCGGCCTGCTGACCCCGCGCGGCCGCGGCGGCTGGGTGGTCACCCCGTTCTCCGAGCAGGACGTGCACGAGCTGTTCGAGCTGCGCCGCCGGCTCGAGCCCGCCGGGCTGGACCGCCTCGAGGAGGAGCCCGACGACGACGCCATCGAGCGCATCGCCACCTTCTTCGACGGCTACCAGCACCCGATCCTGCCCGACCGGTTCGACGACTACTTCGGCCACGACCACTCGTTCCACACGTTCCTGGTCGCGTGCAGCAAGAACGTGCGGCTCCAGGGGTTCTACACCGTCATCGAGAACCACATCGTCCGCGGCCGGCACTACCTCTCGTCCGGGGTGCCGCTGCGTGTCGACGACACCCTCGACGAGCACACCGGCATCGCCGAGGCGGTGGGCCAACGCGACTTCGAGCTGGCCCGGCAGCGGCTGCTGGCGCACCTGCGCACCGGCGAGGCGCGCATGACCGAGCAGCTGCGTCAGAAGCTCGCAGGCGGCGGCTGA
- the pdhA gene encoding pyruvate dehydrogenase (acetyl-transferring) E1 component subunit alpha, with protein sequence MTVETAAGATPPEPELVQLLTPEGLRVPNEHYDALIADITGDDVRAMYRDLVLGRRVDGEAVALQRQGELGLWASLLGQEAAQVGSARALRAQDHVFPTYREHAVAFCRGVDPVKLLALFRGVDQGSWDAAETNFHLYTIVIGAQTLHATGYAMGIQRDGAIGTGDPDRDAAVIAYFGDGATSQGDVNEAFIWASVTNAPVVFFCQNNQWAISEPLERQTRVPLYRRAAGFGFPGVRVDGNDVLACLAVTREALQRARDGEGPTLVEAFTYRMGAHTTTDDPTRYRLNAELEHWKLKDPIERVKAFMVRGDLADQAFFDGVEAEAEELAVHLRAACRALPDPTPTSIFDHVYVEPTPDLVAQRESMTTYLDSFAEEVAR encoded by the coding sequence ATGACTGTCGAGACGGCGGCCGGGGCCACCCCGCCCGAACCCGAGCTCGTCCAGCTGCTCACCCCCGAGGGACTGCGGGTCCCGAACGAGCACTACGACGCCCTCATCGCCGACATCACCGGCGACGACGTCCGGGCCATGTACCGCGACCTGGTGCTGGGCCGCCGCGTCGACGGCGAGGCCGTCGCGCTGCAGCGCCAGGGCGAGCTGGGCCTCTGGGCCAGCCTGCTGGGCCAGGAGGCCGCCCAGGTCGGGTCCGCCCGCGCACTGCGCGCCCAGGACCACGTCTTCCCGACGTACCGCGAGCATGCGGTCGCCTTCTGCCGCGGCGTCGACCCGGTCAAGCTGCTGGCGCTGTTCCGCGGCGTCGACCAGGGCAGCTGGGACGCCGCCGAGACGAACTTCCACCTCTACACGATCGTCATCGGCGCGCAGACGCTGCACGCCACCGGCTACGCCATGGGCATCCAGCGCGACGGCGCCATCGGCACGGGCGACCCCGACCGCGACGCCGCCGTCATCGCCTACTTCGGCGACGGCGCCACCAGCCAGGGCGACGTCAACGAGGCGTTCATCTGGGCCAGCGTCACCAACGCCCCCGTCGTGTTCTTCTGCCAGAACAACCAGTGGGCCATCTCCGAGCCGCTGGAGCGCCAGACCCGGGTGCCGCTGTACCGCCGTGCCGCCGGCTTCGGCTTCCCGGGCGTCCGTGTCGACGGCAACGACGTGCTGGCCTGCCTAGCCGTCACCCGCGAGGCACTGCAGCGGGCCCGCGACGGCGAGGGCCCCACGCTGGTCGAGGCGTTCACCTACCGCATGGGCGCTCACACCACCACCGACGACCCCACCCGCTACCGCCTCAACGCCGAGCTCGAGCACTGGAAGCTCAAGGACCCCATCGAGCGGGTCAAGGCGTTCATGGTCCGCGGCGACCTCGCCGACCAGGCGTTCTTCGACGGCGTCGAGGCCGAGGCCGAGGAGCTGGCCGTGCACCTGCGCGCCGCCTGCCGGGCCCTGCCCGACCCCACGCCGACCTCGATCTTCGACCACGTCTACGTCGAGCCCACGCCCGACCTCGTCGCCCAGCGCGAGTCCATGACGACCTACCTGGACAGCTTCGCCGAGGAGGTGGCCCGATGA
- the pcaF gene encoding 3-oxoadipyl-CoA thiolase, with protein MTEAFLVGGVRTPIGRYGGALSAVRPDDLAAHVLRELLVRHPSVPADVIDEVVLGCVNQAGEDNRNVARMAVLLAGYPPSVPGVTVNRLCGSGLDALAYAARTVRTGEADVVVAGGVESMSRAPFVLPKAQVAFDRGNAQVYDSTIGWRFVNPALEAAYGTDAMPETAENVAAEHGVGRADQDAFALRSQQRAAAHRKELAAEIVPVTVPRKRADAVVVDLDEHPRDTSLEALAKLRPVVRPDGTVTAGNASGVNDGAAALLVMSAAAVERHGMEPLARITGAATAGVEPRVMGLGPVPATRKLLTRAGVALADVGNVELNEAFAAQSLACLRLLGLPDDAEHVNPNGGAIALGHPLGMSGARIALSAALELQRRGSRHALATMCIGVGQGISVLLARP; from the coding sequence ATGACCGAGGCGTTCCTGGTCGGCGGCGTCCGCACCCCCATCGGGCGCTACGGCGGCGCGCTGTCGGCGGTGCGGCCGGACGACCTCGCCGCCCACGTGCTGCGCGAGCTGCTGGTCCGCCACCCGTCGGTCCCGGCCGACGTCATCGACGAGGTCGTGCTCGGCTGCGTGAACCAGGCCGGCGAGGACAACCGCAACGTCGCCCGCATGGCCGTGCTGCTGGCGGGCTACCCGCCGTCGGTGCCGGGCGTCACGGTGAACCGGCTGTGCGGCTCCGGCCTGGACGCGCTGGCCTACGCCGCCCGGACGGTGCGCACGGGTGAGGCCGACGTCGTCGTGGCCGGCGGGGTCGAGTCGATGTCGCGGGCACCGTTCGTGCTGCCCAAGGCGCAGGTCGCGTTCGACCGCGGCAACGCGCAGGTCTACGACTCCACCATCGGCTGGCGGTTCGTGAACCCGGCGCTCGAGGCCGCGTACGGCACCGACGCCATGCCCGAGACGGCCGAGAACGTCGCCGCCGAGCACGGCGTCGGCCGGGCCGACCAGGACGCGTTCGCCCTGCGCAGCCAGCAGCGCGCCGCGGCCCACCGCAAGGAGCTCGCGGCAGAGATCGTCCCCGTCACCGTGCCCCGCAAGCGCGCCGACGCCGTCGTCGTCGACCTCGACGAGCACCCGCGCGACACCTCGCTCGAGGCGCTGGCGAAGCTGCGGCCGGTCGTGCGCCCCGACGGCACCGTCACCGCCGGCAACGCCTCCGGTGTCAACGACGGCGCGGCCGCCCTGCTGGTCATGAGCGCCGCCGCCGTCGAGCGACACGGCATGGAGCCGCTGGCGCGCATCACCGGCGCGGCCACCGCCGGCGTCGAGCCGCGGGTCATGGGCCTCGGCCCGGTGCCGGCCACCCGCAAGCTGCTCACCCGCGCCGGCGTCGCGCTGGCCGACGTCGGCAACGTCGAGCTCAACGAGGCGTTCGCCGCCCAGTCGCTGGCGTGCCTGCGGCTGCTCGGGCTGCCCGACGACGCCGAGCACGTGAACCCCAACGGCGGCGCCATCGCCCTGGGGCACCCGCTGGGCATGAGCGGCGCCCGCATCGCGCTGTCGGCGGCCCTGGAGCTGCAGCGGCGCGGGTCGCGGCACGCGCTGGCCACCATGTGCATCGGGGTGGGCCAGGGGATCAGCGTCCTCCTGGCCCGCCCCTGA
- a CDS encoding acyl-CoA thioesterase domain-containing protein, with translation MPDFDEASATRRVSPGLHSVDIDGTWSVGEVPNGGYLLALILRAALGESAHPHPVSTNAHFVAPPTAGPAEVKVEVVRTGRTIETLRATLVQDDQPRVEATITTSTLSRTSPVEWVGPPPEPVAPVDECIRAVVDLPDGTHVGLLEHVDLRLDPQTLGWFSGRPAGQLSMRGHVRLADGTQPDPVVLALAVDSLPPTVFGLGRLGWAPTVQLTVLTRSLPAPGWLTVHLRGRLVRDGWFDEEAEVYDADGALVAQSRQLARIRVT, from the coding sequence GTGCCTGACTTCGACGAAGCGTCGGCCACGCGCCGAGTGTCCCCTGGTCTGCACAGCGTCGACATCGACGGGACCTGGTCGGTGGGCGAGGTGCCCAACGGCGGCTACCTGCTCGCGCTGATCCTGCGCGCCGCCCTCGGCGAGTCCGCCCACCCGCATCCGGTGAGCACCAACGCGCACTTCGTGGCCCCGCCCACGGCCGGCCCGGCCGAGGTGAAGGTCGAGGTCGTCCGCACCGGCCGCACCATCGAGACGCTGCGCGCGACGCTGGTCCAGGACGACCAGCCGCGGGTCGAGGCCACCATCACCACCAGCACGCTGTCGCGCACCTCACCGGTCGAGTGGGTCGGCCCGCCGCCCGAGCCCGTGGCGCCGGTCGACGAGTGCATCCGCGCCGTCGTCGACCTTCCCGACGGCACCCACGTCGGCCTGCTCGAGCACGTCGACCTGCGGCTGGACCCGCAGACCCTGGGCTGGTTCTCCGGCCGCCCGGCCGGCCAGCTCTCCATGCGCGGCCACGTCCGGCTGGCCGACGGCACCCAGCCCGACCCCGTCGTGCTGGCCCTGGCGGTCGACTCCCTGCCGCCGACGGTCTTCGGCCTCGGCCGGCTGGGCTGGGCGCCCACCGTCCAGCTGACGGTGCTGACCCGCAGCCTGCCGGCGCCGGGCTGGCTGACGGTGCACCTGCGCGGCCGGCTGGTCCGCGACGGCTGGTTCGACGAGGAGGCCGAGGTCTACGACGCCGACGGCGCCCTGGTCGCGCAGTCGCGGCAGCTGGCCCGCATCAGGGTGACCTGA
- a CDS encoding thioester domain-containing protein — protein MSSHVRRRSVSAGVAAALGAAVLLSGSATAADIETADAEAKAGRYPEGDVPGYGVNVSIGDASTLLIGLRADDGAVLKTYCVELSVPIDGAAEMIEVPWDAYPAPDAPFTQNADHILWVLQRSYPVLPVADIEAALGDVDFNDGLDEREAITATQLAVWHYSDAAEPDRDDITHAGGEVDADVLALYDHLTGDDNTGIGEQPAPALALEPASVSGEAGTVLGPFTVSTNADTVDVTAELPDGVELVDGDGAPLGDQVVDGDTIGVDVPADAQAGDATVRLRAEAHLNIGRLFVSDTDEIRSQSLILAQSEKTELEVEGTADWTAAPTPTPTPSDTPSETPSATPTPSPSDTPDEDLPDTGSSPTVLLTLGLGLVAAAAFLLRRRFSGAAE, from the coding sequence TTGTCCAGCCATGTCCGCCGGCGCTCCGTCAGCGCCGGTGTCGCGGCCGCGCTCGGCGCGGCCGTTCTGCTTTCCGGATCCGCCACCGCCGCCGACATCGAGACCGCCGACGCCGAGGCGAAGGCCGGCCGCTATCCGGAGGGCGACGTCCCCGGATACGGCGTCAACGTCTCCATCGGCGACGCCAGCACGCTGCTCATCGGCCTGCGCGCCGACGACGGCGCGGTGCTGAAGACGTACTGCGTCGAGCTGTCGGTGCCCATCGACGGCGCCGCCGAGATGATCGAGGTCCCGTGGGACGCCTATCCGGCGCCCGACGCCCCGTTCACCCAGAACGCCGACCACATCCTGTGGGTCCTGCAGCGCTCCTACCCGGTGCTGCCGGTGGCCGACATCGAGGCCGCGCTCGGTGACGTCGACTTCAACGACGGCCTCGACGAGCGCGAGGCGATCACCGCCACCCAGCTGGCCGTCTGGCACTACAGCGACGCGGCCGAGCCCGACCGCGACGACATCACGCACGCGGGCGGCGAGGTCGACGCCGACGTCCTGGCGCTCTACGACCACCTGACCGGCGACGACAACACCGGCATCGGCGAGCAGCCCGCGCCGGCCCTGGCGCTGGAGCCGGCGTCGGTCTCGGGTGAGGCCGGCACCGTCCTCGGGCCGTTCACCGTCAGCACCAACGCCGACACCGTCGACGTCACCGCGGAGCTCCCGGACGGCGTCGAGCTGGTCGACGGCGACGGCGCACCGCTGGGTGACCAGGTCGTCGACGGCGACACCATCGGCGTCGACGTCCCGGCCGACGCGCAGGCCGGCGACGCCACCGTGCGGCTGCGGGCCGAGGCGCACCTGAACATCGGCCGGCTGTTCGTCAGCGACACCGACGAGATCCGCAGCCAGTCGCTGATCCTGGCGCAGTCGGAGAAGACCGAGCTCGAGGTCGAGGGCACGGCCGACTGGACCGCCGCGCCGACGCCGACCCCGACGCCGTCGGACACCCCGTCCGAGACGCCGAGCGCGACCCCGACGCCGTCGCCCAGCGACACCCCGGACGAGGACCTGCCGGACACCGGTAGCTCGCCGACCGTGCTGCTGACGCTCGGCCTGGGTCTGGTCGCTGCGGCCGCGTTCCTGCTGCGCCGCCGGTTCAGCGGAGCCGCCGAGTAA
- a CDS encoding alpha-ketoacid dehydrogenase subunit beta, whose translation MTDQPTGVQKLNIIKAINAGLRRSMEHDAKVLVMGEDVGKLGGVFRVTDGLQKDFGEDRVIDTPLAESGIIGTAVGLALRGYRPVCEIQFDGFVYPGYDQIVNQVAKMHFRSGGRLRLPMVIRIPYGGSIGAVEHHSESPEAYFAHTPGLKVVTCSNPLDAYWMIQQAIRLDDPVVFFEPKRRYYEKAEVDMDARDGILPLESARVALPGTDATVAAYGPMVKTCLDAAAAAADDGRSLEVIDLRTLSPLDLRAVYDSVRRTGRLVVVHEAQRTLGVGAEVAARVTEECFYSLEAPVQRVTGYDTPYPPARVEEEYLPDLDRVLDAVDRTFAF comes from the coding sequence ATGACCGACCAGCCGACGGGCGTGCAGAAGCTCAACATCATCAAGGCCATCAACGCGGGCCTGCGCCGGTCCATGGAGCACGACGCCAAGGTCCTGGTCATGGGCGAGGACGTCGGCAAGCTCGGCGGCGTCTTCCGCGTCACCGACGGCCTGCAGAAGGACTTCGGCGAGGACCGCGTCATCGACACCCCGCTCGCGGAGTCCGGCATCATCGGCACCGCGGTCGGGCTGGCGCTGCGCGGCTACCGCCCGGTCTGCGAGATCCAGTTCGACGGCTTCGTCTACCCGGGCTACGACCAGATCGTCAACCAGGTCGCGAAGATGCACTTCCGCTCCGGCGGCCGGCTGCGACTGCCCATGGTCATCCGCATTCCCTACGGCGGCAGCATCGGCGCCGTCGAGCACCACAGCGAGAGCCCCGAGGCCTACTTCGCCCACACGCCGGGCCTCAAGGTGGTCACCTGCTCCAACCCGCTCGACGCGTACTGGATGATCCAGCAGGCCATCCGGCTCGACGACCCCGTGGTCTTCTTCGAGCCGAAGCGGCGCTACTACGAGAAGGCCGAGGTGGACATGGATGCCCGAGACGGCATTCTGCCGCTCGAGTCCGCCCGCGTGGCGCTGCCCGGCACGGACGCCACGGTGGCGGCCTACGGCCCCATGGTGAAGACGTGCCTCGACGCCGCGGCCGCCGCCGCCGACGACGGCCGGTCGCTCGAGGTCATCGACCTGCGCACGCTGTCGCCGCTGGACCTGCGCGCGGTGTACGACTCCGTCCGCCGCACCGGCCGGCTGGTCGTGGTGCACGAGGCGCAGCGCACGCTCGGCGTGGGCGCCGAGGTGGCGGCCCGGGTCACCGAGGAGTGCTTCTACTCCCTCGAGGCGCCGGTCCAGCGCGTCACCGGCTACGACACCCCGTATCCGCCGGCGCGGGTCGAGGAGGAGTACCTCCCCGACCTCGACCGCGTGCTCGACGCCGTCGACCGCACGTTCGCCTTCTGA
- a CDS encoding dihydrolipoamide acetyltransferase family protein: MSVSQFNLPDVGEGLTEAEIVSWKVKPGDHVKVNDVIVEIETAKSLVELPCPFAGVVETLLVDEGTTVDVGTPIIAVRTGSEPAAAEPAVGGGAEDMVPTPPVPEAEPEAERQAVLVGYGPRTTAAKRRARKTAEPPAAPVAPAPVATPMEPEPEPVVARGPVLAKPPVRKLAKDLGVDLATVMPTGPNGTISRDDVQTAAAAPEPAAAPSVTPPGNGWDGLARQERVAIRSVRKATAKAVTTSAFTAPHVTEFVTVDVTRTMKLVERLRDSREFRDVRLSPLAVLAKAVCIAARRTPDVNARWDEAAGEIVLQRYVNLGIAAATPRGLVVPNVKDADRLPLRELAVAINQLAATAREGRTPPEDMLGGTISITNVGVFGVDTGTPILPPGEAAIVAFGAVRKQPWVHKDKVRPRWVTTLALSFDHRLVDGEQGSRFLADLAALLEDPGNALVWG; encoded by the coding sequence ATGAGTGTGTCGCAGTTCAACCTCCCCGACGTCGGCGAGGGGCTGACCGAGGCGGAGATCGTGTCCTGGAAGGTCAAGCCCGGCGACCACGTCAAGGTCAACGACGTCATCGTCGAGATCGAGACGGCCAAGTCGCTGGTCGAGCTTCCCTGCCCGTTCGCCGGCGTGGTCGAGACGCTGCTGGTCGACGAGGGCACGACGGTCGACGTCGGCACCCCGATCATCGCGGTGCGGACGGGGTCCGAACCGGCCGCCGCGGAGCCCGCCGTGGGGGGTGGCGCCGAGGACATGGTTCCGACGCCGCCGGTGCCCGAGGCCGAGCCCGAGGCGGAGCGGCAGGCCGTCCTCGTCGGCTACGGCCCGCGCACGACGGCGGCGAAGCGGCGGGCGCGCAAGACGGCGGAACCGCCGGCTGCCCCCGTCGCACCCGCTCCGGTGGCGACCCCCATGGAACCCGAGCCCGAACCCGTCGTCGCCCGGGGCCCGGTGCTGGCCAAGCCGCCGGTGCGCAAGCTCGCCAAGGACCTCGGTGTCGACCTCGCCACCGTCATGCCCACGGGGCCCAACGGCACCATCTCGCGCGACGACGTGCAGACCGCGGCCGCCGCGCCCGAGCCCGCCGCGGCGCCGAGCGTGACGCCGCCGGGCAACGGCTGGGACGGCCTGGCGCGGCAGGAGCGGGTCGCGATCCGCTCGGTCCGCAAGGCGACGGCGAAGGCCGTCACCACGTCGGCGTTCACGGCGCCGCACGTCACCGAGTTCGTCACCGTCGACGTCACCCGCACCATGAAGCTGGTCGAGCGGCTGCGCGACTCCCGCGAGTTCCGCGACGTCCGGCTGTCGCCGCTGGCGGTGCTGGCCAAGGCGGTCTGCATCGCCGCACGCCGCACGCCCGACGTCAACGCCCGCTGGGACGAGGCGGCGGGCGAGATCGTCCTGCAGCGCTACGTGAACCTCGGCATCGCCGCGGCCACGCCGCGCGGGCTGGTCGTGCCGAACGTCAAGGACGCCGACCGGCTGCCACTGCGCGAGCTGGCCGTGGCCATCAACCAGCTGGCCGCCACGGCGCGCGAGGGCAGGACACCGCCCGAGGACATGCTCGGCGGCACCATCTCCATCACCAACGTCGGCGTCTTCGGCGTCGACACCGGCACGCCGATCCTGCCGCCGGGCGAGGCGGCCATCGTCGCGTTCGGCGCGGTGCGCAAGCAGCCGTGGGTGCACAAGGACAAGGTGCGCCCGCGCTGGGTCACCACGCTCGCGCTCTCCTTCGACCACCGGCTGGTCGACGGCGAGCAGGGGTCGCGGTTCCTGGCCGACCTCGCGGCGCTGCTCGAGGACCCGGGCAACGCCCTGGTCTGGGGCTGA
- a CDS encoding RraA family protein: protein MPVDCPIHPATPLPPTELVDRLTKLATSLVSDVFGRWAGAPGLLPVAGLTTGQVVAGPALTVRTRPGDNLVVHKALDLARPGEVLVVAGGGQTDRAVLGGLMGQYATTRGLAALVVDGAVRDQADLAALAPPVFATGVSHLGPYKDGPGELRCPVALAGVAVADGDLVIGDADGIAVIPRARAEEIVALAEEKRSAEEAERRAIEAGTWDRAWIDAALRMVELP, encoded by the coding sequence ATGCCCGTCGACTGCCCGATCCACCCGGCCACCCCACTCCCACCCACCGAGCTGGTCGACCGGCTCACCAAGCTCGCGACGTCACTGGTCTCCGACGTGTTCGGCCGCTGGGCCGGCGCGCCCGGGCTGCTTCCCGTCGCCGGGCTCACGACCGGCCAGGTGGTGGCCGGGCCGGCGCTGACGGTGCGCACCCGGCCGGGCGACAACCTCGTCGTGCACAAGGCGCTCGACCTGGCCCGGCCCGGCGAGGTGCTGGTGGTGGCGGGCGGCGGGCAGACCGACCGGGCGGTGCTCGGCGGGCTCATGGGCCAGTACGCCACGACCCGCGGGCTGGCCGCCCTCGTCGTCGACGGCGCTGTGCGCGACCAGGCCGACCTCGCCGCGCTGGCGCCGCCGGTGTTCGCGACCGGCGTGAGCCACCTCGGCCCGTACAAGGACGGCCCCGGGGAACTGCGCTGCCCGGTCGCGCTGGCGGGGGTGGCGGTGGCCGACGGCGACCTCGTCATCGGCGACGCGGACGGCATCGCGGTCATCCCGCGGGCGCGGGCCGAAGAGATCGTCGCGCTGGCCGAGGAGAAGCGGTCGGCCGAGGAGGCGGAGCGGCGGGCGATCGAGGCCGGGACCTGGGACCGCGCCTGGATCGACGCCGCGCTGCGGATGGTGGAGCTGCCGTGA
- a CDS encoding Ldh family oxidoreductase — protein MTEADPIPLDVLRAHCAAVLGATGLPAATADLVAGSLVDAEARGVGSHGVVRLRVYASRLRSGAVDPLAVPVVERDGAAARVDARNAVGQLGALTGLEAAVALAGEHGVGVAGVRDSNHCGTLAFLTRRAAAEGYAVVALSNAPPTMTYHGGRGRAVGTNPLSIAVPRDDGPPLVLDIATSATARGKVIVAEQQGRAIPPGWAVDTEGRPTTEATAALAGAMLPFAGPKGSGLAMMIELLCGGLVAGVTGHSLGDMYLHPDRPQGVSHLFLALDPDRWRGRAAFAAHVEGFAREVHDLPPADGVERVLLPGEVEDAALAAAERDGVRLSAAARAELDAVAADFGLPDRLPALTEVE, from the coding sequence ATGACGGAGGCCGACCCGATCCCGCTCGACGTCCTGCGGGCGCACTGTGCCGCCGTGCTGGGCGCGACCGGGCTGCCGGCGGCGACGGCGGACCTGGTGGCCGGCTCGCTCGTCGATGCCGAGGCGCGCGGCGTCGGCTCGCACGGCGTGGTCCGGCTGCGGGTCTACGCGTCGCGGCTGCGCTCCGGCGCCGTGGACCCGCTGGCGGTCCCGGTGGTCGAGCGCGACGGCGCCGCCGCCCGGGTCGACGCCCGCAACGCCGTCGGGCAGCTCGGTGCGCTGACGGGGCTGGAGGCGGCGGTCGCCCTGGCCGGCGAGCACGGCGTCGGGGTGGCGGGCGTGCGCGACTCGAACCACTGCGGCACGCTCGCCTTCCTGACCCGGCGCGCGGCGGCCGAGGGGTACGCCGTCGTCGCCCTCTCGAACGCACCCCCGACCATGACCTACCACGGCGGCCGCGGCCGCGCCGTCGGCACCAACCCGCTGAGCATCGCCGTCCCGCGCGACGACGGCCCGCCGCTGGTGCTCGACATCGCGACCAGCGCCACCGCCCGCGGCAAGGTGATCGTCGCCGAGCAGCAGGGCCGGGCGATCCCGCCGGGCTGGGCCGTCGACACCGAGGGCCGCCCGACCACGGAGGCCACCGCCGCGCTGGCCGGCGCGATGCTGCCGTTCGCCGGGCCGAAGGGGTCGGGCCTGGCGATGATGATCGAGCTGCTGTGCGGCGGGCTGGTGGCCGGGGTGACCGGCCACTCCCTGGGCGACATGTACCTGCATCCGGATCGCCCGCAAGGGGTCAGCCACCTGTTCCTCGCCCTCGACCCGGACCGCTGGCGGGGACGGGCCGCGTTCGCCGCGCACGTCGAGGGGTTCGCCCGCGAAGTGCACGACCTCCCGCCGGCCGACGGTGTCGAGCGCGTCCTGCTGCCGGGCGAGGTCGAGGACGCCGCACTGGCCGCCGCCGAGCGCGACGGGGTGCGGCTGTCCGCCGCCGCCCGTGCCGAGCTGGACGCCGTCGCCGCCGACTTCGGACTGCCGGACCGCCTGCCCGCCCTCACGGAAGTGGAGTGA